Proteins from a genomic interval of Musa acuminata AAA Group cultivar baxijiao chromosome BXJ1-9, Cavendish_Baxijiao_AAA, whole genome shotgun sequence:
- the LOC103997060 gene encoding uncharacterized protein LOC103997060, whose translation MDPCPFVRLIIESLVLKLPAISKPAGPGVHPSTTPCFCSLHLQDCASSPHTTPLPVAADPNSTTNLMEAPVPAGPPASVVISLDQPTLQRLSGKRASLVVSVYMGRTGSTCGFSSGRLLGRVRVAMDLEVAPTRPTVAQNGWVSVGAGRSAARLHLVVRSEPDPRFVFQFGGEPECSPVVYQIQGNCGGNRSGCIRQPVFSCRFTVDRRRNSRSMSSSLASDGSRSNSIRSWFSSFGGERDHQRREQRKGWTVTIHDLSGSPVAAASMVTPFVPSPGSDRVSRSNPGAWLILRPIGGSTSAATNWKPWGRLEAWRERGPVDALGYRFELVPDTGHIGGVPIAESSLSVRKGGQFCIDPSVIGDMVAGQWPFDGGFVMGSTVEGEGKASKPSVQVGVQHVSCMADVALFIALSAAIDLSMDACQLFSQKLRKELCQDQQDYSL comes from the exons ATGGATCCGTGTCCCTTCGTGCGGCTTATCATCGAATCCCTCGTGCTGAAACTGCCGGCCATATCGAAGCCGGCAGGGCCGGGCGTGCACCCCTCGACCACCCCCTGCTTCTGCTCTCTGCACCTCCAGGACTGCGCCTCCTCGCCCCACACCACCCCGCTCCCCGTCGCCGCCGATCCCAACTCGACGACCAACCTGATGGAGGCGCCCGTCCCCGCCGGCCCTCCCGCCTCGGTGGTCATCAGCCTCGACCAGCCCACGCTGCAGCGGCTCTCGGGCAAGCGGGCGAGCCTGGTGGTGTCGGTCTACATGGGCCGGACGGGGAGCACGTGCGGGTTCAGCTCGGGGCGGCTTCTGGGGCGGGTGCGGGTGGCGATGGACCTGGAGGTGGCGCCGACGAGGCCCACGGTGGCGCAGAACGGGTGGGTGAGCGTGGGCGCTGGGCGGTCGGCGGCAAGGCTTCACCTGGTGGTCCGGTCCGAGCCCGACCCCCGCTTCGTGTTCCAGTTCGGCGGCGAGCCGGAGTGCAGCCCGGTGGTGTATCAGATCCAGGGGAACTGCGGCGGCAACCGCAGCGGGTGTATTCGGCAGCCGGTCTTCAGTTGCCGCTTCACCGTCGACCGCCGGCGGAACTCCAGATCCATGTCCTC ATCGCTGGCATCTGATGGCTCCCGCAGCAATAGCATCAGAAGCTGGTTTAGTTCCTTTGGGGGAGAAAGGGACCACCAAAGAAGGGAGCAGCGCAAAGGCTGGACCGTGACGATACATGACCTGTCGGGCTCTCCGGTGGCTGCCGCGTCCATGGTGACGCCCTTCGTCCCGTCCCCCGGCTCCGACCGCGTCTCGAGGTCCAACCCCGGAGCGTGGCTCATCCTCCGGCCCATCGGTGGCTCAACCTCCGCCGCCACCAACTGGAAGCCATGGGGCCGCCTCGAGGCATGGCGAGAACGAGGGCCCGTCGACGCCCTGGGCTACCGGTTCGAGCTCGTGCCGGACACCGGACACATCGGCGGCGTGCCCATCGCCGAGTCCTCCCTCAGCGTCCGCAAAGGTGGCCAGTTCTGCATCGATCCCAGCGTGATCGGGGACATGGTGGCCGGCCAATGGCCGTTCGACGGAGGGTTCGTGATGGGATCCACGGTCGAAGGGGAGGGGAAGGCAAGCAAGCCGTCGGTGCAGGTGGGCGTGCAGCACGTCTCATGCATGGCCGACGTGGCCCTGTTCATAGCGCTATCTGCCGCTATTGATCTCAGCATGGATGCCTGTCAGCTGTTCTCACAGAAGCTAAGGAAGGAGCTGTGCCAGGACCAGCAAGATTACAGCCTTTGA
- the LOC103997061 gene encoding probable glutamate carboxypeptidase LAMP1 isoform X1, whose translation METRMMDTSSLEKTPLLDRTATGAPSARLLVAGVLLILLLLLGLTASPPSKATYHSLFLSLGDNATAARHLLALTRSPHVAGTPANADAASYVRSALSAASFPAHVASYDVLLSYPVLRSLALSPSPPPSSVPATAFHLVQEIYPGVPFADAAAEALPAFHAYARSGSAAGPAVYANYGRVEDFANLRAMGVNVTGAVVLARYGKIYRGEIVRNAAAVGAAAAVVYTDSKDYSGDRWFPDGPGMPPSGVQAGSTYRGIGDPTTPGWPSSAGCERLSAAEVATSGMTPGIPSLPVSARDGEAIQRSIGGQAAPHDWQGGEGAPVYRLGPGPGFLNLTYIGNETLATIENVCAMIEGEDEPDRYVILGNHRDAWTFGAVDPNSGTAALLEIAQRLGKLRKRGWRPRRTIVFCNWDAEEYGLIGSTEWVEENKEMLASRAIAYLNVDCAAGGPGFHASTTPQLDEIIKQATKKVQDPDNFSQMVYDSWVNSNDSKLIGRLGGRGTDFAAFVQHVGVPSVDLFFGGGYPVYHSLYDDFVWMQKFGDPLFHRQVAVASIWGLVALRLADDEFLPFNYISYALELQGSTKTLEDKVLGMPVTFTPLYRSIEELEKAATNIDKEKKALELEVGLVGRRKDLLKVRELNDRLMMAERAFTDREGLFHREWYKHLIYGPSLHDDYGSNSFPGIDDAIEKAKSLNTSDSWRFVQHEVWRVARVVTQASLVLHGKFT comes from the exons ATGGAAACACGGATGATGGACACGTCATCCCTCGAGAAGACTCCCCTCCTCGATCGCACCGCCACCGGCGCTCCCTCCGCCCGCCTACTCGTCGCCGGCGTCCTCCTTATCCTCCTCCTACTCCTCGGCCTTACCGCTTCCCCTCCCTCCAAAGCCACCTACCActccctcttcctctccctcgGCGACAACGCCACCGCCGCCCGCCACCTCCTCGCACTCACCCGCAGCCCCCACGTCGCCGGCACTCCGGCCAACGCCGATGCCGCCTCCTATGTCCGCTCCGCACTCTCCGCCGCCTCCTTCCCCGCCCACGTCGCCTCCTACGACGTCCTCCTCTCTTACCCCGTCCTCCGCTCCCTCGCTCTCTCCCCTTCACCGCCGCCCTCGTCCGTCCCCGCCACCGCCTTCCACCTCGTACAGGAGATTTACCCTGGGGTCCCCTTCGCTGATGCCGCCGCCGAGGCGCTCCCCGCCTTCCACGCCTACGCTCGCTCCGGCTCCGCCGCTGGCCCTGCCGTCTACGCCAACTACGGTCGCGTGGAGGACTTCGCCAACCTCAGGGCGATGGGGGTGAACGTCACCGGGGCGGTGGTTCTAGCGAGGTACGGGAAGATATACCGGGGGGAAATCGTAAGGAACGCGGCCGCCGTTGGGGCAGCCGCCGCGGTGGTGTACACCGATTCCAAGGATTACAGCGGCGATCGCTGGTTCCCGGATGGACCGGGGATGCCGCCGAGTGGTGTCCAGGCGGGAAGCACGTACCGGGGAATCGGGGATCCGACGACGCCGGGATGGCCAAGCTCTGCGGGTTGTGAGCGGCTGAGCGCGGCAGAGGTGGCGACGAGTGGTATGACGCCGGGGATTCCATCGCTACCGGTCTCTGCGAGGGACGGCGAGGCGATACAGAGGTCCATCGGGGGACAGGCGGCACCTCATGATTGGCAGGGAGGCGAAGGGGCTCCCGTTTACCGGCTTGGTCCTGGTCCCGGGTTCCTCAACCTGACGTACATT GGCAATGAAACACTGGCAACAATAGAGAACGTCTGTGCTATGATCGAAGGGGAAGACGAGCCCGACCG GTATGTCATTCTTGGTAATCATCGAGATGCATGGACATTTGGAGCAGTCGATCCAAACAGCGGAACTGCAGCTTTACTCGAG ATTGCTCAGAGGCTGGGGAAGCTACGAAAGAGAGGATGGAGACCTCGGCGGACCATTGTCTTTTGTAATTGGGATGCAGAAGAGTATGGCTTG ATTGGATCAACAGAATGGGTTGAAGAGAACAAGGAAATGCTAGCTTCAAGAGCTATTGCTTATTTGAATGTTGACTGTGCAGCCGGAGGTCCTGGATTCCATGCATCTACAACACCGCAgcttgatgaaataattaaaCAAGCAACTAAAAAG GTTCAAGACCCAGATAATTTCTCTCAGATGGTATATGATTCATGGGTTAACTCCAATGATTCTAAGCTC ATTGGGAGATTAGGTGGTAGAGGAACAGACTTTGCAGCATTCGTCCAACATGTTGGAGTTCCTTCTGTAGACTTGTTTTTTGGAGGAG GATACCCAGTTTACCATTCGTTGTATGATGATTTTGTATGGATGCAGAAATTTGGAGACCCTTTATTCCATAGACAAGTGGCAG TGGCTAGCATCTGGGGTCTTGTTGCTTTGAGGCTTGCAGATGATGAGTTCTTGCCTTTTAATTACATTTCCTATGCTCTTGAGCTCCAG GGAAGCACAAAGACACTAGAAGACAAGGTATTGGGGATGCCTGTTACTTTCACTCCATTGTACAGGTCAATAGAGGAATTGGAGAAGGCAGCTACTAATATAGACAAAGAGAAAAAG GCACTAGAACTGGAAGTCGGATTAGTAGGACGCAGAAAGGATCTGCTGAAAGTTCGAGAACTCAATGACAGGCTGATGATGGCCGAACGGGCATTTACAGATCGGGAGGGGCTCTTTCACAGAGAATGGTACAAGCATTTG ATTTATGGACCTTCATTGCATGACGATTATGGATCAAATTCATTTCCTGGGATCGATGATGCGATCGAGAAGGCTAAGAGTTTGAACACTTCAGATTCATGGCGTTTTGTGCAGCATGAAGTGTGGAGGGTTGCCAGGGTTGTCACCCAGGCATCCCTAGTCCTTCATGGAAAATTCACGTGA
- the LOC103997061 gene encoding probable glutamate carboxypeptidase LAMP1 isoform X2 yields the protein METRMMDTSSLEKTPLLDRTATGAPSARLLVAGVLLILLLLLGLTASPPSKATYHSLFLSLGDNATAARHLLALTRSPHVAGTPANADAASYVRSALSAASFPAHVASYDVLLSYPVLRSLALSPSPPPSSVPATAFHLVQEIYPGVPFADAAAEALPAFHAYARSGSAAGPAVYANYGRVEDFANLRAMGVNVTGAVVLARYGKIYRGEIVRNAAAVGAAAAVVYTDSKDYSGDRWFPDGPGMPPSGVQAGSTYRGIGDPTTPGWPSSAGCERLSAAEVATSGMTPGIPSLPVSARDGEAIQRSIGGQAAPHDWQGGEGAPVYRLGPGPGFLNLTYIGNETLATIENVCAMIEGEDEPDRYVILGNHRDAWTFGAVDPNSGTAALLEIAQRLGKLRKRGWRPRRTIVFCNWDAEEYGLIGSTEWVEENKEMLASRAIAYLNVDCAAGGPGFHASTTPQLDEIIKQATKKVQDPDNFSQMVYDSWVNSNDSKLIGRLGGRGTDFAAFVQHVGVPSVDLFFGGGYPVYHSLYDDFVWMQKFGDPLFHRQVAVASIWGLVALRLADDEFLPFNYISYALELQVSGCRGCQTYEEARQDCWGTFFYLFCAALMSTYDSVDPWKHKDTRRQGIGDACYFHSIVQVNRGIGEGSY from the exons ATGGAAACACGGATGATGGACACGTCATCCCTCGAGAAGACTCCCCTCCTCGATCGCACCGCCACCGGCGCTCCCTCCGCCCGCCTACTCGTCGCCGGCGTCCTCCTTATCCTCCTCCTACTCCTCGGCCTTACCGCTTCCCCTCCCTCCAAAGCCACCTACCActccctcttcctctccctcgGCGACAACGCCACCGCCGCCCGCCACCTCCTCGCACTCACCCGCAGCCCCCACGTCGCCGGCACTCCGGCCAACGCCGATGCCGCCTCCTATGTCCGCTCCGCACTCTCCGCCGCCTCCTTCCCCGCCCACGTCGCCTCCTACGACGTCCTCCTCTCTTACCCCGTCCTCCGCTCCCTCGCTCTCTCCCCTTCACCGCCGCCCTCGTCCGTCCCCGCCACCGCCTTCCACCTCGTACAGGAGATTTACCCTGGGGTCCCCTTCGCTGATGCCGCCGCCGAGGCGCTCCCCGCCTTCCACGCCTACGCTCGCTCCGGCTCCGCCGCTGGCCCTGCCGTCTACGCCAACTACGGTCGCGTGGAGGACTTCGCCAACCTCAGGGCGATGGGGGTGAACGTCACCGGGGCGGTGGTTCTAGCGAGGTACGGGAAGATATACCGGGGGGAAATCGTAAGGAACGCGGCCGCCGTTGGGGCAGCCGCCGCGGTGGTGTACACCGATTCCAAGGATTACAGCGGCGATCGCTGGTTCCCGGATGGACCGGGGATGCCGCCGAGTGGTGTCCAGGCGGGAAGCACGTACCGGGGAATCGGGGATCCGACGACGCCGGGATGGCCAAGCTCTGCGGGTTGTGAGCGGCTGAGCGCGGCAGAGGTGGCGACGAGTGGTATGACGCCGGGGATTCCATCGCTACCGGTCTCTGCGAGGGACGGCGAGGCGATACAGAGGTCCATCGGGGGACAGGCGGCACCTCATGATTGGCAGGGAGGCGAAGGGGCTCCCGTTTACCGGCTTGGTCCTGGTCCCGGGTTCCTCAACCTGACGTACATT GGCAATGAAACACTGGCAACAATAGAGAACGTCTGTGCTATGATCGAAGGGGAAGACGAGCCCGACCG GTATGTCATTCTTGGTAATCATCGAGATGCATGGACATTTGGAGCAGTCGATCCAAACAGCGGAACTGCAGCTTTACTCGAG ATTGCTCAGAGGCTGGGGAAGCTACGAAAGAGAGGATGGAGACCTCGGCGGACCATTGTCTTTTGTAATTGGGATGCAGAAGAGTATGGCTTG ATTGGATCAACAGAATGGGTTGAAGAGAACAAGGAAATGCTAGCTTCAAGAGCTATTGCTTATTTGAATGTTGACTGTGCAGCCGGAGGTCCTGGATTCCATGCATCTACAACACCGCAgcttgatgaaataattaaaCAAGCAACTAAAAAG GTTCAAGACCCAGATAATTTCTCTCAGATGGTATATGATTCATGGGTTAACTCCAATGATTCTAAGCTC ATTGGGAGATTAGGTGGTAGAGGAACAGACTTTGCAGCATTCGTCCAACATGTTGGAGTTCCTTCTGTAGACTTGTTTTTTGGAGGAG GATACCCAGTTTACCATTCGTTGTATGATGATTTTGTATGGATGCAGAAATTTGGAGACCCTTTATTCCATAGACAAGTGGCAG TGGCTAGCATCTGGGGTCTTGTTGCTTTGAGGCTTGCAGATGATGAGTTCTTGCCTTTTAATTACATTTCCTATGCTCTTGAGCTCCAG GTGAGTGGATGCAGAGGATGCCAAACTTATGAGGAAGCACGACAAGATTGCTGGGGAACTTTCTTTTATTTGTTCTGTGCTGCCTTGATGAGTACATATGATTCTGTTGATCCCT GGAAGCACAAAGACACTAGAAGACAAGGTATTGGGGATGCCTGTTACTTTCACTCCATTGTACAGGTCAATAGAGGAATTGGAGAAGGCAGCTACTAA
- the LOC135592569 gene encoding protein IQ-DOMAIN 25-like isoform X1 produces MGRAARWLRSLLGGKKDTKGQKDDASTSGHDTRDRKRWSFAGPQQAASMGHSPVTAAWLSTFHDDSEEESKHAIAVAVATAAAASAAVTAAQAAMVRLKSLGTERTTPYGIYERWAAVKIQTAFRCYLPRHQVLYLFGVPVVTQAKKALRALKALVKLQALVRGYLVRKQAAITLRRLRALVRAQSVARPREARALPQQGRRLDAQVCHRRSFERFNVRDARCKPTGSEESHGLDRSPKIVEMDTFQLKSKSFRRTGSSSFNALEEPTVPLSSPLAHKIPSRLSIPSCRSSRDYHYYRNPERSPCSKTAQNTPRLNPQTPPRYMNITADVVVWHTPSPANSPNYMANTSSSAAKVRPQSTPKQRPEKASRRKKLYANETVPGTSLSDTWSPLQEHEAYCNLKYGMVGRINRTAKMVKEAARDYYLDSMW; encoded by the exons ATGGGGCGGGCTGCTAGGTGGCTGAGGAGTCTTCTGGGAGGGAAGAAGGACACCAAGGGTCAAAAGGACGATGCCAGCACCAGTGGCCACGACACCAGAGATCGAAAGAGGTGGAGTTTTGCCGGACCCCAGCAAGCCGCAAGCATGGGTCACAGTCCTGTTACAGCAGCGTGGTTGAGCACCTTCCACGACGACAGCGAGGAGGAGAGCAAGCACGCCATAGCGGTGGCGGTAGCCACTGCGGCCGCTGCCAGCGCCGCGGTGACGGCGGCTCAGGCGGCGATGGTGCGACTGAAGAGCCTTGGGACAGAAAGAACGACGCCCTATGGCATCTACGAACGGTGGGCTGCTGTCAAGATTCAGACAGCCTTCAGATGTTACTTG CCCAGGCATCAGGTCCTATATCTATTTGGCGTTCCTGTTGTGACGCAGGCAAAGAAAGCTCTTCGAGCTCTCAAAGCGCTGGTGAAGCTGCAGGCTCTAGTCAGAGGCTACCTTGTGAGGAAGCAAGCAGCCATAACCCTCCGCAGACTGCGAGCTCTTGTAAGAGCTCAGTCTGTAGCCAGGCCTCGAGAAGCTCGTGCTCTGCCCCAGCAAGGTCGAAGACTCGACGCACAAGTCTGCCATCGCAGATCCTTC GAAAGGTTTAATGTCAGAGATGCAAGGTGCAAGCCTACGGGATCAGAAGAGAGCCATGGCCTCGATAGGAGTCCAAAGATCGTGGAGATGGATACCTTCCAACTCAAGTCCAAGTCATTCAGGAGGACAGGTTCTTCTAGTTTTAATGCACTCGAGGAACCCACGGTGCCACTTTCTTCTCCACTCGCACACAAGATCCCGTCTCGTCTCTCCATCCCCAGCTGCCGGAGTTCTCGAGACTACCACTATTACCGAAACCCTGAAAGATCTCCCTGCTCCAAGACAGCACAAAACACTCCTCGCCTCAACCCACAAACTCCACCGAGGTACATGAACATAACCGCAGATGTGGTTGTATGGCATACTCCGAGCCCCGCGAACTCTCCGAACTACATGGCAAACACATCGTCCTCTGCGGCAAAGGTGAGGCCTCAGAGCACGCCGAAGCAGAGACCAGAGAAAGCCAGCCGCAGGAAGAAGTTGTACGCAAACGAGACCGTGCCGGGGACTAGTCTGAGCGACACCTGGTCTCCCTTACAAGAACACGAAGCTTATTGCAATTTGAAATATGGGATGGTGGGAAGGATTAATAGGACTGCCAAGATGGTGAAGGAGGCAGCCAGGGATTACTACTTGGATAGCATGTGGTGA
- the LOC135592569 gene encoding protein IQ-DOMAIN 25-like isoform X2: MGRAARWLRSLLGGKKDTKGQKDDASTSGHDTRDRKRWSFAGPQQAASMGHSPVTAAWLSTFHDDSEEESKHAIAVAVATAAAASAAVTAAQAAMVRLKSLGTERTTPYGIYERWAAVKIQTAFRCYLAKKALRALKALVKLQALVRGYLVRKQAAITLRRLRALVRAQSVARPREARALPQQGRRLDAQVCHRRSFERFNVRDARCKPTGSEESHGLDRSPKIVEMDTFQLKSKSFRRTGSSSFNALEEPTVPLSSPLAHKIPSRLSIPSCRSSRDYHYYRNPERSPCSKTAQNTPRLNPQTPPRYMNITADVVVWHTPSPANSPNYMANTSSSAAKVRPQSTPKQRPEKASRRKKLYANETVPGTSLSDTWSPLQEHEAYCNLKYGMVGRINRTAKMVKEAARDYYLDSMW, from the exons ATGGGGCGGGCTGCTAGGTGGCTGAGGAGTCTTCTGGGAGGGAAGAAGGACACCAAGGGTCAAAAGGACGATGCCAGCACCAGTGGCCACGACACCAGAGATCGAAAGAGGTGGAGTTTTGCCGGACCCCAGCAAGCCGCAAGCATGGGTCACAGTCCTGTTACAGCAGCGTGGTTGAGCACCTTCCACGACGACAGCGAGGAGGAGAGCAAGCACGCCATAGCGGTGGCGGTAGCCACTGCGGCCGCTGCCAGCGCCGCGGTGACGGCGGCTCAGGCGGCGATGGTGCGACTGAAGAGCCTTGGGACAGAAAGAACGACGCCCTATGGCATCTACGAACGGTGGGCTGCTGTCAAGATTCAGACAGCCTTCAGATGTTACTTG GCAAAGAAAGCTCTTCGAGCTCTCAAAGCGCTGGTGAAGCTGCAGGCTCTAGTCAGAGGCTACCTTGTGAGGAAGCAAGCAGCCATAACCCTCCGCAGACTGCGAGCTCTTGTAAGAGCTCAGTCTGTAGCCAGGCCTCGAGAAGCTCGTGCTCTGCCCCAGCAAGGTCGAAGACTCGACGCACAAGTCTGCCATCGCAGATCCTTC GAAAGGTTTAATGTCAGAGATGCAAGGTGCAAGCCTACGGGATCAGAAGAGAGCCATGGCCTCGATAGGAGTCCAAAGATCGTGGAGATGGATACCTTCCAACTCAAGTCCAAGTCATTCAGGAGGACAGGTTCTTCTAGTTTTAATGCACTCGAGGAACCCACGGTGCCACTTTCTTCTCCACTCGCACACAAGATCCCGTCTCGTCTCTCCATCCCCAGCTGCCGGAGTTCTCGAGACTACCACTATTACCGAAACCCTGAAAGATCTCCCTGCTCCAAGACAGCACAAAACACTCCTCGCCTCAACCCACAAACTCCACCGAGGTACATGAACATAACCGCAGATGTGGTTGTATGGCATACTCCGAGCCCCGCGAACTCTCCGAACTACATGGCAAACACATCGTCCTCTGCGGCAAAGGTGAGGCCTCAGAGCACGCCGAAGCAGAGACCAGAGAAAGCCAGCCGCAGGAAGAAGTTGTACGCAAACGAGACCGTGCCGGGGACTAGTCTGAGCGACACCTGGTCTCCCTTACAAGAACACGAAGCTTATTGCAATTTGAAATATGGGATGGTGGGAAGGATTAATAGGACTGCCAAGATGGTGAAGGAGGCAGCCAGGGATTACTACTTGGATAGCATGTGGTGA
- the LOC108951260 gene encoding hexokinase-1-like isoform X1, which translates to MHAGLASQGGSKLKILISYVDNLPPGQVGEDVVAELMRAIEGQGLNMQVSALVNYTIGTLAGARCYDNDVVAAVILGAGTNAAYVELAHAIPKWHSLLPKSGEMVNKLSFA; encoded by the exons ATGCACGCGGGGCTCGCTTCCCAGGGCGGGAGCAAGCTTAAGATTCTGATCAGCTACGTCGACAACCTCCCCCCTGG GCAGGTTGGGGAAGATGTGGTCGCTGAATTGATGAGGGCCATTGAAGGACAAGGTCTCAATATGCAAGTATCAGCACTG GTTAATTATACAATCGGGACATTAGCTGGGGCGAGatgttatgataatgatgtagttGCTGCTGTGATACTAGGCGCTGGTACAAATGCAGCCTATGTAGAGCTTGCCCATGCAATACCTAAGTGGCACAGTCTTCTTCCCAAATCAGGAGAGATGGTGAACAAACTTTCTTTTGCCTGA
- the LOC108951260 gene encoding hexokinase-1-like isoform X2, with the protein MHAGLASQGGSKLKILISYVDNLPPGQVGEDVVAELMRAIEGQGLNMQVSALVNYTIGTLAGARCYDNDVVAAVILGAGTNAAYVELAHAIPKWHSLLPKSGEMVINVE; encoded by the exons ATGCACGCGGGGCTCGCTTCCCAGGGCGGGAGCAAGCTTAAGATTCTGATCAGCTACGTCGACAACCTCCCCCCTGG GCAGGTTGGGGAAGATGTGGTCGCTGAATTGATGAGGGCCATTGAAGGACAAGGTCTCAATATGCAAGTATCAGCACTG GTTAATTATACAATCGGGACATTAGCTGGGGCGAGatgttatgataatgatgtagttGCTGCTGTGATACTAGGCGCTGGTACAAATGCAGCCTATGTAGAGCTTGCCCATGCAATACCTAAGTGGCACAGTCTTCTTCCCAAATCAGGAGAGATG GTTATCAACGTGGAATGA